CCTTCATTGCCATAAAACCCGGGATAACCAAAATCAAGATGGCAATAAAGCGGGAAATTAACATTTTCATAGAAGATTCCTTCCTGCGACTGATGTAATGAACTACCGTTTATCATACCTTTTTCATAGGGCAATGTCTATTTCCATTATGGATGCTGATTTTGTAATCCGAAAAAAAGAGAGTACAATGAAAGTGTAAAACTGGACTTATTATGGAGGTGCCGTTTGTGGCTATAACATGTGATGTAGCAATTCTTGGCGGGGGAACCGGTGGATATGTTGCGGCCATCCGCGCAGCCCAGCTTGGTAAAAATGTGGTCATCATCGAGCAGGACAAACTGGGGGGGACCTGCTTGCACCGCGGCTGTATTCCGAGCAAATCTTTGCTTCGGAGTGCCGAGCTGTATGCAGAAATGAAGGATAGCGAGAGCTATGGCATCGAGACGGACGGGGTCCGGCTAGCGTTTGACAAAGTACAGAAGCGTAAAGACGGTATCGTCGCTCAGCTGCACCAGGGCGTTCAATATTTGATGCGCAAAAATAAAATTACCGTCGTGCAGGGCAAAGGGAGAGTTATCGGCCCGTCCATTTTCTCTCCGCGCAGCGGGGCAGTGGCGGTTGAGCTTCCGGACGGCGAGATGGAAACCGTGGTTCCCACTCATCTGATCATCGCAACCGGTTCGCGTCCGCGTCACTTACCGGGGCTAGAGCCTGACGGCATACATATACTGACAAGCGACCATGCGCTTCAACTGGATGAGCTCCCTGCATCCATCATCATCGTAGGAGGCGGCGTAATCGGCGTGGAATGGGCCTCGATGCTGAATGATTTTGGCGTTCAGGTCACGATTGTTGAAGCTTCGTCCCATCTGCTGCCAGCCGAAGACGAGGAAGTTGGACGGGAGCTGACAAAGATGCTCACCGCCAGAGGCGTAGAGGTTATCACCAACATTTCCATTCAAACCGATAGCTGTGAGATCCGGAATCAAAGCGTGTCCATCACGATTGAGCAAAAGGACGATACCAGAACATTGTCAGCGGACAAGCTGCTCCTCTCTGTCGGGAGAATCGGTAACACTGAAAATATCGGGCTTGAAAATACCGACGTTCGGGTTGCGAACGGCGTCATCGTGGTGAATGCCAATATGCAAACAACAGAACCCCATATTTACGCAATCGGCGATTGCATCGGGGGTCTTCAGCTTGCCCATGCAGCAAGCCACGAAGGGATAGCCGCGGTGAACCATCTGGCAGGCGAGAAGACGGAAGCCTACAGAAGCGAATGGATCCCTCGCTGCATCTATACCCGTCATGAGGTAGCCAGTGTCGGACTAACGGAGAAGCAGGCCAAAGAACGCGGACATGAGATCAGGATCGGAAAATTCCCGTTCTCGGCGATAGGCAAATCTTTGATCCACGGAACGAAGGAGGGTTTCGTGAAGGTTATTGCCGATCAGAAGACGCAGGATATTCTGGGCGTGCATATGATGGGTCCGCATGTTACGGAGCTGATCGGCGAAGCGGCACTGGCGCAAGTACTGGATGCGACTCCATGGGAAGTGGGAGCGGCGGTGCATGCCCATCCATCCTTATCCGAAATCATCGGTGAAGCGATGCTTGCGGTGGATGGACGAGCCATTGGATTATAAGGATAAGTACATCCTTTTGTGGAATCCCTCATTTCTTTTTGCCGAGAAAGGGATTATAATAACATTAAGCCAAGTCTTAGTACCAGGTTTTAATACTTGATCAAATACGCCTTTAAACTTAGGTTACAAGGCGCGAAGGATCAAGCCTGAAGTCATGGCTCACATAAAGGAGGGATCTCCATGAAAGAACATGAAACGGTTATGGCAAACAACAATAGGCATGAGCAGCTTGGACTGAGCGACGGACAAGTGCTAGACATGTACAAATATATGGTGCTGGCGCGAAAATTC
This Paenibacillus sp. JZ16 DNA region includes the following protein-coding sequences:
- the lpdA gene encoding dihydrolipoyl dehydrogenase, which encodes MAITCDVAILGGGTGGYVAAIRAAQLGKNVVIIEQDKLGGTCLHRGCIPSKSLLRSAELYAEMKDSESYGIETDGVRLAFDKVQKRKDGIVAQLHQGVQYLMRKNKITVVQGKGRVIGPSIFSPRSGAVAVELPDGEMETVVPTHLIIATGSRPRHLPGLEPDGIHILTSDHALQLDELPASIIIVGGGVIGVEWASMLNDFGVQVTIVEASSHLLPAEDEEVGRELTKMLTARGVEVITNISIQTDSCEIRNQSVSITIEQKDDTRTLSADKLLLSVGRIGNTENIGLENTDVRVANGVIVVNANMQTTEPHIYAIGDCIGGLQLAHAASHEGIAAVNHLAGEKTEAYRSEWIPRCIYTRHEVASVGLTEKQAKERGHEIRIGKFPFSAIGKSLIHGTKEGFVKVIADQKTQDILGVHMMGPHVTELIGEAALAQVLDATPWEVGAAVHAHPSLSEIIGEAMLAVDGRAIGL